A stretch of the Mesorhizobium sp. Pch-S genome encodes the following:
- a CDS encoding peptidoglycan -binding protein gives MALARGRRSYRHIDYWPGFVDALSTLLLAIMFLLSVFVLAQFLLSREISGKDVVLNRLNAQINELTQLLALEKSNSQDAQDSLANLQASLSAVEAEKSRLQQLLDAGSGAGNAASQRATKLEGELDTERQVSQRALSQVELLNQQISALRKQIAALEDALNASETRDRESNTKIADLGRRLNVALAQRVQELNRYRSDFFGRLREILSDRENIRIVGDRFVFQSEVLFPVGSEEINDAGKVEMKKLADAIIELQKEIPPEINWVLRVDGHTDNRQLSGTGRFKDNWELSSARATSVVKFLIANGVPANRLVAAGFGEYQPLDAAETDDARSKNRRIELKLTER, from the coding sequence ATGGCGCTCGCTAGAGGGCGACGCAGCTATCGCCACATCGACTATTGGCCGGGCTTTGTCGACGCGCTTTCAACGCTTCTGCTCGCCATCATGTTCCTGCTTTCCGTCTTCGTACTGGCGCAGTTCCTGCTCAGCCGCGAGATTTCGGGCAAGGATGTGGTGCTCAACCGGCTCAACGCACAGATCAACGAACTGACGCAGCTTCTGGCTCTGGAAAAGAGCAACAGTCAGGACGCCCAGGATTCGCTGGCCAATCTGCAGGCTTCACTCTCCGCAGTCGAGGCAGAAAAAAGCCGCCTGCAACAATTGCTGGACGCCGGCTCAGGTGCAGGCAATGCCGCCAGCCAGCGTGCGACCAAGCTGGAGGGAGAACTGGACACCGAACGCCAGGTCAGCCAGCGTGCATTGAGCCAGGTCGAGCTGCTCAACCAGCAGATTTCGGCATTGCGCAAGCAGATAGCCGCCCTTGAGGATGCGCTGAACGCGTCCGAAACACGAGACCGCGAATCCAACACAAAGATCGCCGATCTCGGTCGTCGCCTCAACGTCGCGCTCGCCCAGCGCGTGCAGGAGTTGAACCGCTACCGTTCGGATTTCTTCGGCCGCCTGCGTGAGATTCTTTCCGACCGCGAAAACATCCGCATCGTTGGCGATCGTTTCGTTTTCCAGTCCGAAGTGCTTTTCCCGGTCGGCTCCGAAGAAATCAACGATGCCGGCAAGGTCGAGATGAAGAAGCTGGCCGATGCGATCATCGAGCTGCAGAAGGAAATTCCGCCCGAGATCAACTGGGTGCTTCGTGTCGATGGACATACCGACAATCGGCAGCTTTCGGGTACCGGACGTTTCAAGGACAATTGGGAACTGTCGTCCGCACGCGCGACCTCCGTGGTCAAATTCCTGATCGCCAATGGTGTTCCGGCAAATCGGCTGGTCGCAGCGGGCTTCGGCGAATATCAGCCGCTGGATGCTGCCGAGACCGACGATGCACGATCCAAGAATCGCCGTATCGAGCTGAAGCTGACCGAACGCTGA
- a CDS encoding outer membrane beta-barrel protein yields the protein MQFKLHIALALASAVLLPPISALAADYDPPIYVDQAPEYQPVEVGSGWYLRGDVGYNFNKPYKYFENSAAFSSSTNPVSGSVGIGYHLTDYLRAELNLGLLPKSEFSTDFLSSCEGTQTTTTVIRNPGVEDSVFVDSRRVSQNCQGQNAGTNSAFDGTANLFVDLGTFAGVTPYIGGGLGLIYSRYRSSTGDRHCTEPSPTVIQGGNVTTTTAFRCDDASTYEGSADAEKQLGLIYSLNAGFAYQVSKNVELDFGYEYKSAPSARYVSFDNNAVVLNKGIDYHQFKVGVRYDLW from the coding sequence ATGCAATTCAAATTGCACATAGCGCTGGCTCTGGCTTCTGCAGTGCTTCTGCCGCCAATATCGGCGCTTGCTGCCGACTACGATCCGCCGATCTATGTTGATCAGGCGCCGGAATATCAACCGGTGGAAGTTGGTTCGGGATGGTATCTGCGCGGCGACGTCGGGTACAACTTCAACAAACCCTACAAGTATTTCGAGAACAGCGCGGCTTTCTCGTCAAGCACCAATCCGGTCTCCGGTTCGGTCGGCATAGGCTATCACCTCACCGATTACCTGCGCGCCGAGCTCAACCTCGGCCTCCTGCCGAAAAGCGAATTCTCGACTGACTTCCTGTCGAGCTGCGAGGGAACTCAGACGACGACGACGGTTATTCGCAATCCCGGCGTGGAAGATTCGGTTTTTGTCGACAGCCGGCGCGTATCGCAAAATTGCCAGGGGCAGAATGCCGGCACCAACAGTGCCTTCGATGGCACCGCCAACCTCTTCGTCGATCTCGGCACGTTTGCCGGAGTGACACCTTACATCGGCGGGGGCCTTGGCCTGATCTACTCCAGGTATCGCAGCTCGACGGGCGATCGCCATTGCACCGAACCGTCTCCCACAGTGATTCAGGGCGGCAACGTAACAACAACCACAGCTTTCAGGTGCGACGACGCTTCGACCTATGAGGGTTCTGCCGACGCGGAGAAGCAGCTTGGCCTGATCTATTCGCTCAATGCCGGCTTTGCCTATCAGGTCTCGAAGAACGTCGAACTCGACTTCGGCTACGAATACAAATCGGCACCGAGCGCGCGCTACGTTTCATTCGACAACAACGCCGTGGTCCTGAACAAGGGCATCGACTATCACCAGTTCAAGGTCGGTGTTCGCTACGATCTCTGGTAG
- a CDS encoding MotA/TolQ/ExbB proton channel family protein, protein MTFLKSMTAGRGSDVLSYDPHKLSSPQVFVLTMVIFLAIVAFIAIVLSRQIQTAFVTNPGLNGLIVGVLVVGILLAFVQVGRLFREVRWVNSFRAGSETTEPVLLAPMKAMIGRSSSLAFSTSAMRTMLDSIGTRLDESRDTSRYLVGLLVFLGLLGTFWGLLHTIGSISETIQSLDPGSGDAAAVLDALKQGLSAPLSGMGTAFSSSLFGLSGSLVLGFLDLQAGRAQNRFYTELENWLSTVTDLSSDVGTSEATRSDSSDELRALSERLRHMSESDSSSPRVATAMANLADGISGLVKNMRSEQQIMRDWVEAQSDEQKAMRATLEKIAAALKSREPN, encoded by the coding sequence ATGACCTTTCTCAAATCCATGACTGCTGGCCGGGGTTCGGATGTGCTGAGCTACGATCCGCACAAGCTTTCCAGCCCGCAGGTTTTCGTGCTGACTATGGTGATATTTCTGGCCATCGTCGCCTTCATCGCCATTGTCCTTTCCCGTCAGATCCAGACGGCTTTCGTTACCAATCCCGGCCTCAACGGCTTGATCGTCGGCGTGCTTGTCGTCGGCATCCTGCTGGCATTCGTCCAGGTTGGCAGGCTGTTTCGCGAAGTGCGCTGGGTGAATTCGTTCCGGGCTGGTTCCGAAACCACCGAGCCGGTGCTGCTTGCCCCTATGAAAGCGATGATCGGTCGCTCGTCCTCGCTCGCTTTTTCGACCAGCGCCATGCGGACGATGCTCGACTCGATCGGCACCCGTCTCGACGAAAGCCGCGACACCTCGCGCTATCTGGTCGGATTGCTGGTTTTTCTCGGCCTGCTCGGCACCTTCTGGGGCCTGCTGCATACGATCGGTTCGATCAGCGAGACGATCCAGTCGCTCGATCCCGGCTCGGGCGACGCAGCAGCCGTGCTCGATGCGTTGAAGCAGGGCCTGTCAGCTCCCTTGTCCGGCATGGGCACGGCTTTTTCGTCCTCGCTGTTCGGCCTTTCCGGTTCACTTGTGCTTGGTTTCCTCGACCTGCAGGCCGGCCGTGCGCAGAACCGCTTCTACACCGAGCTTGAGAACTGGCTGTCGACGGTCACCGACCTTTCTTCAGACGTCGGCACCAGCGAAGCAACGCGTTCGGACTCCTCTGACGAATTGCGTGCCCTTTCGGAGCGCCTGCGTCATATGAGCGAGAGCGACAGTTCCAGCCCGCGGGTCGCGACCGCCATGGCCAATCTGGCCGATGGCATTTCCGGTCTGGTCAAGAACATGCGCTCGGAACAGCAGATCATGCGCGACTGGGTGGAAGCGCAATCCGACGAGCAGAAGGCGATGCGCGCCACATTGGAAAAGATCGCTGCGGCCCTGAAAAGCCGGGAGCCCAACTAA